The Deltaproteobacteria bacterium genomic sequence GCTGGTCTACATCCACTCGCGCTTCGTCGAGCGGCCCGAGGGGCGGCCGGTCGACGAACACCAGATCGACGCGCTCTCGAACAAGTTCCTCCCCTGCACCGTCTCCATCGCCGCCACCGCCGTGGGCTTCGCGGCGCTCGTGGTCTCCAAGATCCGCCCCATCCGCGAGCTCGGCCTCTGGGTCGCGGCGGGACTCGTCTTCACCTGGCTCGCGGTCTTCACCCTCTTCCCGGCGCTGCAGCGCCTCCTGCGCACTCCCACGCAGCAGGAGCGCAAGATCGCCGGCCAGTGGTTCGTGAAGCTCTGCCAGTGGCTGCCGTTCTGGTCGTATCGCTACCGCTTCTGGCTGGTGCCCGGCTCGCTCCTCGTCTGCGCGCTCGGCCTCGTCGCGCTCTTCGGGCTCCCCGGCGGCGCGCTGCCCCCCATGCGGCTCCTCACGAACGCCGTGGAGTACATCCCGCACGACTCGGCGCTCTACAAGGACACCAAGGCGCTCGAGAAGAAGATCGCCGGCCTCGCGGTCGCGGAGGTGTGGCTCAAGGGCAAGCTCGGCGCGGTGACGGAGCCCGGGACCCTGCGCGCGCTCGACTCCTTCGAGGAGCGGCTGCGCGCCGAGCCCACCGTGGGCGCGGCCATCGGCCCGACGACGGTGCTGCGCATGCTGCGCTACGCGGGGGGAAGCGGCGACGCGCTCCCCAAGGACGACGAGGAGCTCGAGCAGCTCTCGGACAGCGTGGAGACCCTGCTGCCGCGCGAGCCGATGCTCCAGCGCTTCTTCGAGCGGCCGAACCTCTCGCAGACGCACGTCTCGGTGATCACGCGCATCGAGGACTACGAGGGCTTCGTCGAGCTCCGGGCGCTGGTCACGCGACACTTCAAGGAGACCCAGGCGGCCTTCCCCGCGCTCAAGGAGTTCACCTTCGAGCTGGCGGGGACCGCGCCGCTGCAGGCCAAGATCGCGCACTACATGGTGCCCACGCTGGTGGAGAGCTTCGGCCTGACCGTGGCGATCATCTTCGGCACCTTCCTGCTCGTCTTCCGCAGCGGCGCGGCCCGCCTGATGGCCATGATCCCCTCCCTCTTCGCCATCCTGGCCATGTTCGCCTTCATGAGGGTCACCGGCATCTTCCTCAACGTGGCGACGATCCTCATCGCCTCCACCGTGCTCGGAACCAGCGAAAACGATCAAATCCACTTTTTCTATCATTTCCTGGAACGCAAAGGGGCCGGCCCGCGGAGCACGCAGGAGGGGCTCGAGCACACGCTCTTCGTCTCGGGGCGCGCGATCTTTTTCGCCACGCTGATCAACGCCGGGGGCTTTCTGGCCTTCGCGCTGGCCGACCTGCCCCCGATCCGGCAGTTCGGCATCCTCTCGGCCCTCTCCTTCGTGCTCTCGATGATCGCGGCCTTCACGGCCCTCCCCGCGGCCCTCTGGCTGGTCTACCGGCAGCGCCCGGTCGCCGCGTCGGAGGGCTCGAAGGACGCGAAGGACTCGGAGCCGGGCAGCTCGAGCCACGCCGAGGCGTAGGATGACCCGGAAGGACCCCTCGACCATGACGACCCGCCTGTGCACCGCGACCCTCGCCACCGCCCTCTCGCTGCTCGGCGCCCGCCAGGCCGCCGCCGACCCCGCGCCCCGCGAGAAGCTCGCGCTCGAGGGGCTGCACCTGCTCGTGCGCCGGGCCACACCGCCGCAGCGCTACGTGCACTTCCGCGTGACCTTCGTGCGAAACGGACTCGAGCTGGTCGGTTGCGAGACGATGAGCCGCATCCTGGCCTGCCGTAAGACGCGCCGGGTGATGGTCCCCGCCCCGGCCGCAAGCACCTTCGCGCGCCTCTTTCGCAACGCCACCGAGCGGGCGATGCCCTGCCGGCTGCGCCTCTCGATGGCCGACTGGCAGGAGGCCGAGCTGACCTGGAAGACGAATTCCTGGCGCGGCAAGATTCCACCGCGCGAGCTGCCCGAGGTCGCGCGCTGCATCCCCTATACGACCCTCGTCCGCTGGCTCCTCGCGCAGTGGGACGCGCCTCCGGCGCCCTGACCTCCTCACGCCCCCTCCGCCTCGGATTCGGACGTCGCCACCGATTCTCGACGAGACCGCGCGCGGCGCCACGCCCAGGGATCCCGCCGCGACGCGGGCTTGACGGTCCGCCCCTCGGTGGCACCCGGCTTGCTC encodes the following:
- a CDS encoding MMPL family transporter — its product is MHRFFRFVVAKRYWVVALYALLLVPAAYLAIKVEHDNSLDRLVVQSDPDYIASKGFEKVFGAGEYVVLLAEASDPFAPAVLARVDELERRLGTIPGVSANSAISVFRRAKAGFSPDAAGAAAFKTFAKGSPLFSQQGLVGRDFLAVALVMSVTGGRDRTRLVTQIDEVLRPYEAQLAPLAALRKVGQPYVNTYLDADTKRASLRYFPLFMVFVIVLNVLLYRSVRTLIAFIVTLGVSAAFTVGFIGLVGGTFTITSSLVPMTILITCTATLVYIHSRFVERPEGRPVDEHQIDALSNKFLPCTVSIAATAVGFAALVVSKIRPIRELGLWVAAGLVFTWLAVFTLFPALQRLLRTPTQQERKIAGQWFVKLCQWLPFWSYRYRFWLVPGSLLVCALGLVALFGLPGGALPPMRLLTNAVEYIPHDSALYKDTKALEKKIAGLAVAEVWLKGKLGAVTEPGTLRALDSFEERLRAEPTVGAAIGPTTVLRMLRYAGGSGDALPKDDEELEQLSDSVETLLPREPMLQRFFERPNLSQTHVSVITRIEDYEGFVELRALVTRHFKETQAAFPALKEFTFELAGTAPLQAKIAHYMVPTLVESFGLTVAIIFGTFLLVFRSGAARLMAMIPSLFAILAMFAFMRVTGIFLNVATILIASTVLGTSENDQIHFFYHFLERKGAGPRSTQEGLEHTLFVSGRAIFFATLINAGGFLAFALADLPPIRQFGILSALSFVLSMIAAFTALPAALWLVYRQRPVAASEGSKDAKDSEPGSSSHAEA